The Hymenobacter sp. GOD-10R genome includes a window with the following:
- a CDS encoding carbohydrate binding domain-containing protein, whose amino-acid sequence MRKLLCLLLAVGVAACAEKKTELPANLLSHNDFEELDGWMGSNEYLASLTTEQAHSGKYSAKVDPAVEFSAGYSKPLGKVADHMPKKLKIQAWVNIANSKAAPFIVTELKQAGTNKQLLWEGIELAKEVKHYNMWVQVEKTVSMPAEAAYNDVLKVYLWRGNSIQPTYVDDMMILNEQ is encoded by the coding sequence ATGAGAAAACTGCTCTGTCTCCTGCTTGCCGTGGGAGTGGCAGCCTGCGCCGAGAAAAAAACAGAATTGCCAGCTAACCTTCTATCCCACAATGATTTTGAAGAGCTAGATGGCTGGATGGGTAGTAACGAATACCTAGCTTCTCTGACCACTGAGCAAGCGCACTCCGGTAAGTACTCCGCGAAAGTAGACCCAGCCGTTGAGTTCAGCGCAGGCTACAGCAAGCCGCTGGGCAAAGTAGCCGACCATATGCCCAAGAAGCTCAAGATTCAGGCCTGGGTGAATATCGCCAACAGCAAAGCCGCTCCGTTCATAGTAACGGAGCTAAAACAGGCGGGCACCAACAAGCAGTTGTTATGGGAAGGCATAGAGCTAGCGAAAGAGGTGAAACACTACAACATGTGGGTGCAAGTGGAAAAGACTGTGAGCATGCCCGCGGAGGCCGCCTACAACGACGTGCTGAAGGTGTATTTGTGGCGCGGCAACAGCATACAGCCGACATACGTGGATGATATGATGATCTTGAATGAACAATAG